The Metabacillus sediminilitoris genome window below encodes:
- a CDS encoding methyl-accepting chemotaxis protein gives MKRSLRIKMLVTFSLIVLTNCIILAYISHTVSANLVKDTVSQLAGTIVQQAVDGIDVEKYEEITLDSGETDLYYQLREQLNELRETTGLTYLYTMSREQVNGTYQYYYMVDGMPVGSEDESLLGDVEEEIATFPAIVKTFETESMQVDMTFSQNWGGTVSAYVPIKNSTGDVIGIMGADLDATKVYQQLDENKLTLMMITVLILVISSVIIFFFTYYLLKPLKDLTRQVQHVGAGNLTAKMEIKRSDEIGNLSVAIDKMRENLRDMISNISNVAGSVSRHSEELTHSSNEVKQGSLQVAATMQLLSNGADTQADASRLLAQEMDNFSIKIQEANQNGEEISLKSNVVLELANEGIQYMSGSVHQMELINSIVHNSVQKVQVLDQQLQEITKLVDVINSIAGQTNLLALNAAIEAARAGEHGKGFAIVADEIRKLSVQVTTSVKDITEIVDNIQHESHDIVHSLEEGYDQVQNGSSQIQLTGEAFSKIHSSVSSMVERISVISKNLEVISTNSICMNDSIEKIAAISEESAAGVEETTSSVKQTHSSMEEISGNAIQLSQLAENLNDQVKNFQLK, from the coding sequence ATGAAAAGAAGTTTACGAATTAAAATGTTAGTTACTTTTTCGTTAATTGTTCTAACAAATTGTATCATTCTCGCCTATATAAGTCATACGGTGTCTGCTAATCTCGTAAAGGATACGGTTAGTCAGCTTGCAGGAACGATTGTTCAACAAGCAGTTGATGGCATTGATGTGGAGAAATACGAAGAAATTACATTAGATTCTGGGGAAACAGATTTATATTATCAATTAAGAGAACAATTAAATGAATTACGTGAGACAACAGGGTTGACCTATTTATACACAATGTCACGTGAACAAGTAAATGGGACATATCAGTATTATTATATGGTTGATGGAATGCCTGTAGGCAGTGAAGATGAATCGCTGCTGGGTGATGTTGAGGAGGAAATAGCTACATTTCCGGCGATTGTGAAGACGTTTGAAACAGAATCCATGCAGGTTGATATGACTTTTTCGCAAAACTGGGGCGGAACGGTGTCAGCCTATGTTCCAATAAAAAATTCAACAGGTGACGTGATTGGGATTATGGGAGCTGACCTTGATGCAACGAAGGTTTATCAACAGCTTGATGAAAATAAGCTAACATTAATGATGATAACGGTCCTAATTCTTGTCATTAGCAGTGTGATTATTTTCTTTTTTACCTATTATCTATTAAAACCTTTAAAAGATTTAACGAGGCAAGTGCAGCACGTTGGAGCAGGAAACTTAACAGCTAAAATGGAAATCAAGCGCTCAGATGAAATAGGGAATTTATCGGTTGCGATTGATAAAATGCGAGAAAATCTTAGAGACATGATCTCTAACATCTCCAATGTTGCTGGTTCTGTTTCACGACATAGCGAAGAATTAACACACTCTTCAAATGAAGTGAAACAAGGTAGTTTACAAGTTGCTGCTACCATGCAATTGCTCTCAAATGGGGCTGATACACAAGCAGACGCTTCTAGACTATTAGCTCAAGAGATGGATAACTTTTCAATAAAAATACAAGAAGCTAATCAAAATGGAGAAGAAATTTCGCTGAAATCAAACGTAGTGTTAGAGCTTGCTAACGAAGGCATCCAGTATATGTCAGGATCCGTGCATCAAATGGAACTTATTAATAGCATTGTTCATAACTCCGTACAAAAAGTTCAAGTATTAGACCAACAATTACAAGAAATCACAAAATTAGTCGATGTGATCAACTCCATCGCAGGTCAAACAAATCTGCTTGCACTTAATGCCGCAATTGAAGCTGCAAGAGCAGGTGAACATGGGAAAGGGTTTGCGATTGTTGCTGATGAAATAAGAAAGCTATCCGTCCAGGTTACGACTTCTGTCAAGGATATTACGGAAATTGTTGATAACATCCAACATGAATCACATGATATCGTTCACTCGTTAGAAGAAGGCTATGACCAAGTTCAAAATGGCAGCAGTCAAATTCAATTAACTGGAGAAGCCTTTAGTAAGATTCACTCTTCAGTGTCCAGTATGGTTGAAAGAATATCGGTTATTTCAAAAAACTTAGAAGTGATCTCAACAAACTCAATATGTATGAATGATTCCATTGAAAAGATTGCCGCAATCTCCGAAGAATCAGCTGCAGGTGTTGAAGAAACGACTTCTTCTGTCAAGCAAACCCACTCATCGATGGAAGAAATCTCAGGAAATGCCATCCAGCTCTCACAATTAGCAGAGAATTTGAATGATCAGGTGAAAAATTTTCAGTTAAAGTAA
- a CDS encoding CBO0543 family protein has product MGHTFEKFVLKGLLIFSMVIFLPLVRKKPIHDMKDWLLVFFLKGYFSSFIDTFVVKKGFVKYPYNLFKIFDISVVFNYLIFPLSCIYFNQLTKKSNLVGVISKVLLFSIPMTIIETWFERNTDLIKYKKSWNWKYSFLSINATFLFVRLIIQLVRKTADGDSKNTTI; this is encoded by the coding sequence TTGGGACATACATTTGAAAAGTTTGTATTAAAGGGACTATTAATATTTAGCATGGTTATTTTTTTGCCTCTTGTTCGCAAAAAACCAATTCATGACATGAAAGATTGGTTACTTGTCTTTTTTTTAAAGGGCTATTTCTCTTCATTTATTGATACATTTGTTGTGAAAAAAGGCTTTGTTAAGTACCCCTATAATTTATTTAAAATTTTCGATATAAGTGTAGTATTTAATTATCTTATTTTTCCGCTAAGCTGTATCTATTTTAATCAATTAACAAAGAAATCCAACCTTGTTGGTGTCATTTCTAAAGTCTTGCTTTTCAGTATTCCGATGACCATTATTGAAACTTGGTTTGAGAGGAACACTGATTTGATTAAATATAAGAAATCATGGAATTGGAAGTATTCGTTTCTATCAATTAATGCTACTTTTTTATTTGTTCGTCTTATTATCCAACTGGTTAGAAAGACGGCTGACGGTGATTCAAAAAATACAACTATATAA
- a CDS encoding SRPBCC family protein — protein MNNLTKFKIEKPANEVFEAFVDPEKIGNFWFSSSSERWGKGKTVTLRYDEYDAVVDINVIEMELHKKIVFKWGPSDDEHTVTITLTAMDHVHTIIEVKEEGFHENDEGLIHELVDNKEGWVYMLTCLKGYLECGISTLRAGIVKE, from the coding sequence ATGAACAACCTGACAAAATTTAAAATTGAAAAACCTGCAAATGAAGTATTTGAAGCATTCGTAGACCCTGAAAAAATCGGGAATTTTTGGTTCTCATCAAGCTCTGAGAGATGGGGAAAAGGGAAAACTGTTACGTTAAGATATGATGAATATGATGCTGTGGTGGATATAAACGTAATCGAAATGGAATTACATAAGAAAATTGTGTTCAAATGGGGGCCAAGTGATGATGAACATACAGTTACGATTACACTGACTGCTATGGATCATGTCCACACAATCATTGAGGTGAAAGAAGAAGGTTTTCATGAAAATGATGAAGGACTCATACATGAATTAGTCGACAATAAAGAAGGCTGGGTTTACATGTTGACCTGTTTAAAGGGTTATTTAGAATGTGGTATTAGTACGTTAAGAGCTGGCATCGTAAAGGAATGA
- a CDS encoding DUF3231 family protein: MEKEIDKQINLTSAEISQLWATYMNDSASIPVLSYFLEKVEDKEIKHLIKYALQLSQSHVQKIADIFKGENHPIPYGFNIHEDVDLTASRLFTDSYYLNFIHNMSKIGLNGHGMSLSISVRKDITELFKECLTETIHLYEVSKDMLLSKGLYIRSPYIPKPAKVDFIKDQSFLSGFFGEKRPLTALEVTALYSNLQRNALGVVTMIGFGQVSREKEVAKFLKRGRDIARKHCEIFGGHLKKDLLPAPMTWDSDVTDSTHYVFSDKLMMFFTTILIGLGVQYYGQSIAISPRRDLGIMYNRLTAEIQLFSEDGANIMIRHGWLEEPPKAPDRDELAMKNKH, encoded by the coding sequence GTGGAGAAGGAGATAGATAAGCAAATTAATCTTACGTCTGCTGAAATATCCCAGCTCTGGGCTACATATATGAATGATAGTGCAAGTATTCCTGTTTTATCTTACTTTCTGGAAAAGGTTGAGGATAAAGAAATAAAGCATTTAATTAAATACGCTTTACAGTTATCTCAATCACATGTGCAAAAAATTGCAGATATATTTAAGGGGGAAAACCATCCTATTCCTTATGGTTTTAACATACATGAGGATGTAGATTTGACAGCATCTAGATTATTTACTGATAGTTACTATTTAAATTTTATTCACAATATGTCTAAAATAGGTCTTAATGGTCATGGTATGAGTTTATCCATTTCTGTAAGGAAAGACATTACTGAGTTATTCAAGGAATGTCTTACAGAGACAATCCATTTATATGAAGTATCAAAGGATATGCTGCTGTCAAAAGGTCTATATATCAGGTCTCCTTACATACCGAAACCTGCGAAAGTAGATTTCATTAAAGATCAAAGTTTTCTATCAGGATTTTTTGGAGAGAAACGACCACTCACTGCTCTGGAAGTGACTGCTTTATATTCCAATTTACAAAGGAATGCTCTAGGTGTAGTAACCATGATAGGTTTTGGGCAGGTCTCTAGGGAAAAAGAGGTAGCAAAGTTTTTAAAGAGAGGGAGAGATATTGCTCGAAAACATTGTGAAATATTTGGAGGACATTTGAAAAAGGATTTACTTCCAGCTCCGATGACATGGGATTCCGATGTAACAGACAGCACACATTATGTATTTTCAGATAAGCTCATGATGTTTTTTACGACGATCCTAATTGGCTTAGGTGTCCAATATTATGGTCAGAGTATCGCTATAAGCCCTAGAAGAGATTTAGGGATTATGTATAATCGATTAACAGCAGAAATACAGCTTTTCTCAGAGGATGGGGCTAACATTATGATACGACATGGATGGCTCGAGGAGCCTCCAAAAGCTCCTGATCGAGATGAGCTAGCAATGAAAAATAAACATTAA
- a CDS encoding C40 family peptidase — protein MKNSFQRYEMKKLNPQNDEFAIILYIDNDHLTEFANELGTEPASSENITFMAKQIIKERYANLRVTMVKVVVGGMVVSSIPLTLDKNSAHAEENTSAETQMDHTNNIHYIVSSGDTLWKLSVKFGTTVDAIKKANNLLSDSLKLNQQLIIPKAFHTVETGDYLTVLAKEYGVPVHAIKEANHLTTDATRLGQILIIPHVMGNQTSEPAPAVTQPPPQTQTSMYTVVSGDSLSVIAKRFGTTVEVLKALNGLQTDVLKIGQTLTIPAGANGPSEPITPAQTEAPTVTTTYQYTVVAGDSLWGIAARHNLAVDTLRSTNHLTSDVLQIGQILVIPGGEGTVATPAPPPATDSRITSYTVVSGDSLSVIAKRFNTTVDQVKQANQLTTDVIRVGQVLTIPTGRIAPANEPTAAPNPTSDVIGIQKNLQTLGYYTVPTMTGRYDSVTTLAVKSFQADYLLPVTGTVDDTTKTAIEHAIVKKALINDTINYLGVPYVWGGATPSGFDCSGFVYYMFNQHDVNMSRNTSAGLYKTGITIQRSQLQPGDLVFFAVNTTGTITHVGFYMGDNQFISATNSKGIALYSMDNSYWSKYYVGAKRVY, from the coding sequence ATGAAGAATAGTTTTCAACGATATGAAATGAAAAAGCTAAACCCTCAAAACGATGAGTTTGCCATCATCCTCTACATAGATAACGATCATTTAACAGAGTTTGCAAATGAATTAGGCACTGAGCCGGCATCTAGTGAAAATATTACTTTTATGGCGAAGCAGATTATTAAAGAACGGTACGCGAATCTAAGGGTTACGATGGTGAAGGTTGTTGTTGGAGGAATGGTCGTTAGCTCCATCCCGCTTACATTAGATAAAAATTCTGCACATGCTGAGGAGAATACATCAGCAGAAACGCAAATGGATCATACAAACAATATTCATTACATTGTTTCCTCAGGTGATACACTTTGGAAATTATCCGTAAAGTTTGGAACAACGGTTGATGCTATCAAAAAAGCAAATAATTTATTATCTGACAGCTTAAAATTGAATCAGCAATTAATCATTCCAAAGGCGTTTCATACAGTGGAAACAGGAGATTATTTAACGGTTTTGGCAAAAGAATATGGCGTACCTGTACATGCGATCAAGGAAGCAAATCATCTCACAACGGATGCAACACGTCTTGGTCAAATTCTGATTATTCCTCACGTAATGGGGAATCAAACGAGCGAGCCGGCACCCGCTGTGACACAGCCTCCTCCACAAACACAAACATCTATGTATACTGTTGTTTCCGGAGACAGTTTATCTGTCATTGCCAAACGTTTTGGCACAACAGTTGAGGTATTGAAAGCGTTAAATGGATTACAAACAGATGTATTGAAAATTGGTCAAACATTAACAATACCAGCAGGTGCTAATGGTCCTTCTGAACCAATAACACCTGCCCAAACTGAGGCGCCAACTGTCACAACAACGTACCAATATACAGTTGTGGCAGGAGACAGCTTATGGGGAATTGCAGCAAGACACAATCTTGCAGTCGATACTTTACGAAGCACAAATCATTTAACAAGTGATGTTTTGCAAATTGGGCAAATTCTTGTTATTCCTGGAGGTGAAGGAACAGTTGCCACACCAGCACCGCCACCTGCAACAGATTCAAGGATCACGAGTTATACAGTCGTATCTGGTGATTCATTATCTGTTATCGCTAAAAGATTCAATACAACTGTAGATCAAGTAAAACAAGCGAATCAATTAACAACTGATGTAATTCGTGTTGGACAGGTTTTAACAATTCCAACAGGTCGAATTGCTCCCGCTAATGAACCAACAGCAGCACCTAATCCAACAAGTGATGTAATAGGGATCCAAAAAAACCTCCAAACACTCGGCTATTATACGGTGCCGACAATGACTGGAAGATATGACTCAGTAACTACCCTGGCGGTCAAAAGCTTCCAAGCTGATTACCTGCTTCCAGTGACAGGAACTGTAGATGATACAACAAAAACGGCCATCGAACATGCCATTGTCAAAAAGGCGTTAATCAACGACACAATAAATTACCTTGGAGTTCCGTATGTATGGGGAGGAGCAACACCATCTGGCTTTGATTGTTCAGGATTTGTTTATTACATGTTCAATCAACATGACGTGAACATGTCCCGCAACACCTCAGCAGGTCTTTATAAAACAGGAATAACCATTCAACGAAGTCAATTACAGCCTGGTGATCTTGTATTCTTTGCCGTCAATACAACTGGAACGATTACACATGTTGGCTTTTACATGGGTGATAATCAGTTTATCTCAGCGACAAATTCGAAAGGGATTGCACTTTATTCGATGGATAACAGCTATTGGAGTAAATATTATGTTGGTGCGAAGCGGGTATACTAA
- a CDS encoding LLM class flavin-dependent oxidoreductase — translation MEIGISTFVETTPDVETGKVISHAQRIREVVEEIILADQVGLDVFGVGEHHRKDYAASSPAVVLSAAASQTKRIRLTSAVTVLSSADPVRVFQDFATLDAISNGRAEIMAGRGSFIESFPLFGYDLKDYDELFEEKLELLLKIRESEKVTWKGGHRPAIQNLGVYPRPVQNPLPVWIGSGGNSDSVIRAGLLGLPLVLAIIGGSPLQFEPLVQLYKKVAAHAGHDISKLPVASHSHGFVAEETEVAADKFFPPTQQAMNVLGRERGWGSYTRASFDAARSFEGALYVGDSKTVAEKIIHLRKNVGITRFMLHVPVGTMPHNDVMKSIELLGQEVAPMVRSEIAKWEAEGEGN, via the coding sequence ATGGAAATTGGCATAAGCACGTTTGTCGAAACAACACCAGATGTAGAAACAGGTAAGGTCATAAGTCATGCTCAAAGGATACGAGAAGTTGTCGAGGAAATCATTCTGGCCGATCAGGTAGGGTTAGATGTTTTCGGTGTCGGGGAACATCATCGTAAAGATTATGCGGCATCCTCTCCTGCAGTCGTCCTATCTGCAGCAGCATCACAGACGAAACGGATCCGTTTAACAAGTGCGGTAACAGTCCTATCTTCAGCAGACCCAGTCCGAGTGTTTCAGGACTTTGCTACGCTTGACGCAATCTCGAATGGACGAGCAGAAATCATGGCGGGGCGCGGTTCGTTTATCGAATCTTTTCCACTGTTTGGCTATGATTTAAAAGACTATGATGAGCTGTTCGAGGAGAAGCTGGAGTTGTTGTTGAAAATACGGGAGTCGGAGAAAGTGACATGGAAAGGCGGACATCGCCCGGCGATTCAAAACCTCGGTGTGTACCCGCGCCCTGTTCAGAATCCTTTGCCGGTATGGATTGGCAGCGGTGGTAATTCTGATTCTGTTATCAGGGCAGGACTTCTTGGACTGCCTCTCGTTCTAGCCATTATCGGCGGAAGTCCGCTCCAATTTGAGCCGCTCGTACAGTTATACAAAAAGGTCGCTGCACATGCAGGTCATGACATCTCCAAATTGCCTGTTGCATCACATTCACATGGTTTTGTGGCCGAAGAGACCGAAGTAGCAGCAGATAAGTTTTTCCCGCCGACCCAACAGGCCATGAATGTTTTAGGACGTGAGCGCGGTTGGGGTTCATACACTCGGGCAAGCTTTGATGCAGCCCGGAGCTTTGAAGGAGCATTGTATGTTGGTGATTCAAAAACAGTTGCCGAAAAAATCATTCACCTTCGAAAAAACGTCGGTATCACACGCTTTATGCTTCACGTACCGGTTGGAACAATGCCTCATAATGATGTCATGAAATCCATCGAATTGTTAGGGCAAGAAGTGGCACCGATGGTTCGCAGTGAAATAGCAAAATGGGAAGCTGAGGGGGAAGGGAATTAA
- a CDS encoding DUF3231 family protein, whose product MNKNSFIEKQNAECQLHKQLSSSELADLFNNYLGDSLFSCMFQHFLQVVEDEEVRKYVDYSLSISSRHVQEIQALFKKEHIPVPVGFGEQDIRKDAPRLFSDMFMVFYIVQMSSSGLYTYGNAYSCSTRQDSMNYFRNCLNDTAEIYEKGVHLLLAKGMDISFPMIPYPKKIDFVEKKSFISMITGRDRPLTANEIKHLQYNINSNILGKSLMLGFSQVASSDKIRSYFQKGAQLSSNQIQSFAEHLINQDLPVPKVLDEHITDSTTSPFSDKLMMYHNSLAGSIAVQNFGAALSQMLRHDLAAEFVKLIPLIGKFNNDGLNMMIENGWFEEPFTAADREALAKSSNRN is encoded by the coding sequence ATGAATAAGAACTCATTCATCGAAAAACAAAACGCTGAGTGTCAACTACACAAGCAGTTATCTTCTTCGGAATTAGCTGACTTATTTAACAATTATCTTGGTGACTCTTTGTTTAGTTGTATGTTTCAACACTTTCTTCAAGTTGTAGAAGATGAAGAAGTTAGAAAGTATGTTGATTATTCTTTATCAATTTCAAGTAGGCATGTTCAAGAAATTCAAGCTCTTTTTAAGAAGGAACATATTCCAGTTCCTGTTGGGTTTGGTGAACAGGATATTCGAAAAGATGCACCACGCCTTTTTAGTGATATGTTCATGGTTTTTTATATTGTTCAGATGTCGAGTTCGGGGTTGTATACTTATGGAAATGCTTATTCATGTTCAACACGACAAGATAGTATGAATTATTTTCGAAACTGTTTAAATGATACAGCCGAAATTTATGAAAAAGGCGTTCATTTATTACTTGCAAAAGGTATGGACATTAGTTTTCCAATGATCCCCTATCCGAAAAAAATTGATTTTGTCGAGAAAAAATCCTTCATTTCCATGATTACAGGAAGGGATAGACCACTAACAGCCAATGAAATAAAGCATTTGCAATATAACATAAATTCAAACATATTAGGAAAATCTCTTATGCTAGGGTTCAGTCAGGTGGCATCTTCAGATAAAATTCGAAGCTATTTTCAAAAAGGTGCTCAACTATCCAGCAATCAAATCCAAAGCTTTGCTGAACATTTAATCAATCAAGACCTCCCTGTACCTAAGGTGTTGGATGAACATATTACAGATTCAACGACATCTCCTTTTTCAGATAAACTCATGATGTATCATAATTCATTAGCAGGAAGTATAGCAGTCCAAAATTTCGGTGCTGCCCTTTCACAAATGTTACGACATGATTTAGCAGCAGAGTTCGTGAAATTAATACCGTTAATTGGAAAATTTAACAATGACGGCTTAAACATGATGATTGAGAACGGATGGTTTGAAGAACCATTTACAGCAGCTGATCGAGAAGCACTTGCGAAATCTTCAAATAGAAATTAA
- a CDS encoding MFS transporter codes for MHKINASEVMARSKFNRFHLFIFLWCVYALAFDGFDIAMYGVGLPLMMEDFGLTVVEAGAVGSYTLVGMMLGAFIFGPLADAVGRKKVLAICMFLFSVFTLLAGLAPSILIFTIMRFIASLGMGGLMPNVIALMTEYSPKKSRALIVATMYCGYSIGSILASLMGMYILEDFGWRLLYWLGIIPLFTLPIFMKKFPESLSYYILRKQGDKLANILNQVDPNGNYKETDDYEYARTKESAKGFPVKKLFANQRTISTLAFWIMVFSCLLMVYGLNTWLPKIMQASGYGLSSSLSFNLVLGVGQIGGSLLGGYFVDRIGHRKVLLLMYLLGAITFVSLSMTSNIVMLYVLIAIGGACTVGTQNLVNPYISEFYPKEIRSTGVGVTVGVGRIGSILAPILVGLLLVINSEPQNAFMAFAIPSILGGIALLFVQERYGSYDKLVVSQHEDIVLKKAADY; via the coding sequence GTGCATAAGATTAATGCATCTGAAGTAATGGCTCGTAGTAAATTTAATCGTTTTCATTTATTTATTTTTCTATGGTGTGTTTATGCTCTTGCATTCGATGGTTTTGATATCGCAATGTATGGGGTAGGTTTGCCGTTAATGATGGAAGACTTCGGCTTAACAGTTGTTGAGGCTGGGGCAGTCGGAAGCTATACCCTTGTAGGCATGATGCTCGGTGCGTTTATCTTTGGTCCGTTAGCAGATGCTGTCGGCCGCAAAAAAGTATTGGCGATTTGCATGTTTTTATTCAGTGTGTTTACACTTTTGGCCGGTCTTGCACCGAGTATTCTGATTTTTACGATCATGCGCTTTATCGCATCTCTTGGTATGGGCGGGCTTATGCCAAACGTCATCGCTTTAATGACTGAATATTCGCCCAAAAAGAGCCGTGCTCTTATTGTCGCAACCATGTATTGCGGCTATTCTATAGGAAGCATACTCGCTTCTCTTATGGGCATGTACATATTGGAGGATTTTGGCTGGAGATTGTTGTATTGGCTCGGTATTATTCCACTTTTCACCTTGCCTATTTTTATGAAAAAATTCCCTGAATCTCTTTCTTATTACATTTTACGCAAACAGGGAGATAAACTGGCAAACATATTAAATCAAGTAGATCCGAATGGAAATTACAAAGAAACAGATGATTATGAATATGCACGTACGAAAGAAAGTGCGAAAGGTTTTCCAGTTAAAAAGTTGTTTGCTAATCAACGCACCATTAGCACGCTCGCTTTTTGGATCATGGTGTTCAGTTGTTTGCTGATGGTTTATGGTTTAAATACGTGGCTACCTAAAATTATGCAGGCTTCTGGCTATGGGCTATCTTCTAGTCTATCATTCAATCTTGTGTTAGGGGTCGGTCAAATTGGAGGATCATTGCTTGGAGGTTATTTCGTTGACCGAATCGGCCATCGAAAAGTCCTGTTATTGATGTATTTGCTTGGTGCGATAACCTTCGTTTCTCTTAGTATGACATCCAACATCGTGATGCTGTATGTATTAATTGCCATTGGCGGCGCATGCACTGTCGGAACGCAAAATCTAGTAAATCCGTATATCTCCGAGTTTTATCCGAAAGAGATTCGTTCGACTGGTGTCGGGGTAACTGTCGGGGTTGGGCGGATTGGTTCCATTCTTGCTCCAATTCTCGTCGGGCTGCTTTTAGTCATAAACTCAGAGCCGCAAAATGCATTTATGGCCTTTGCCATTCCAAGTATTCTTGGCGGTATCGCCCTATTATTTGTTCAAGAAAGATACGGCAGTTATGATAAACTAGTTGTTTCTCAACATGAAGATATCGTATTAAAAAAAGCAGCTGATTATTGA
- a CDS encoding LysR family transcriptional regulator — translation MTLQQLKYVIEIVLCGSINEAARRLYMTQPSLSKAVKDLEKELGIDIFLRTSKGITLSRDGAEFLGYARQVVEQAELLERRYFDASPSQQLFSVSTQHYAFAVNAFVEMIKKHGASEYQFTLRETRTYEIIENVKNLRSEIGILYLSSFNEKVMTQIMKEEGLDFHPLFEAKPHIFISAQNPLASRLSVSLEDLDAYPRLSFEQGEYNSFYYAEEMFSTIPRKKSIQVSDRATLFNLLIGLNGYTISTGVLSTDLNGSNIVSVPLDVDETITVGWIVHKKTRLSRMANIYLEELKQIIDYYTAS, via the coding sequence GTGACATTGCAACAACTTAAATATGTAATTGAAATTGTCCTTTGCGGCTCTATCAATGAGGCGGCACGCCGTCTTTATATGACACAGCCAAGCTTATCAAAAGCGGTGAAAGATCTTGAGAAAGAGCTTGGCATTGATATTTTTCTGAGGACATCAAAAGGCATCACTCTATCAAGGGATGGTGCAGAATTTCTTGGCTATGCACGCCAAGTTGTCGAACAAGCTGAGCTGCTTGAGCGGCGCTATTTTGATGCATCGCCTTCCCAGCAATTGTTTTCAGTCTCCACACAGCATTATGCGTTCGCTGTTAATGCATTTGTTGAGATGATTAAAAAACATGGCGCATCCGAGTATCAATTCACGTTACGTGAAACGAGAACCTATGAAATTATTGAAAATGTCAAAAATCTGCGCAGTGAGATCGGTATTTTGTATCTCAGTTCATTTAATGAAAAAGTCATGACTCAAATCATGAAGGAAGAAGGCTTGGACTTCCATCCGCTTTTTGAAGCGAAACCGCATATCTTTATTAGCGCCCAAAACCCGCTTGCCTCTAGATTATCGGTATCGTTAGAAGATTTAGATGCCTATCCCCGACTTTCCTTTGAACAGGGAGAATATAATTCTTTTTATTATGCAGAAGAAATGTTCAGTACGATTCCTCGTAAAAAAAGCATTCAAGTCAGTGACAGGGCCACATTGTTTAATTTATTGATTGGGCTTAATGGCTATACGATTTCAACAGGTGTTTTAAGTACAGATTTGAATGGTTCTAACATTGTTTCTGTGCCGCTTGATGTAGACGAGACCATTACGGTTGGCTGGATTGTTCATAAAAAAACAAGGCTGAGCAGAATGGCCAACATTTATTTGGAGGAATTAAAGCAAATTATCGATTATTATACTGCATCTTGA
- a CDS encoding TetR/AcrR family transcriptional regulator — protein MVSNRKQDTTEKIITAAIDLFSKNGYNGVTTEEIAKEAGFSEKTLFRHFQSKQNLLEQAIDRYHYAEEMRAIFDSKLTWNLKEDLLLISQNYHRIMHRNRKMLRIIMKVGENVPGLHQYSHRHPQALKDFLTNYFAEMKNRKKMVPFDAEQIAITYLYMNFGLAHGRMNEDPAFTDERFAKLIEESVALFTRGLTP, from the coding sequence ATGGTTTCAAATCGAAAACAGGATACAACAGAAAAAATCATTACTGCCGCGATAGACCTTTTTTCTAAAAATGGATATAACGGGGTTACAACAGAGGAAATTGCAAAGGAAGCTGGCTTTAGTGAAAAAACGCTATTTAGACATTTTCAAAGTAAGCAAAACTTATTAGAGCAAGCAATTGACCGATATCATTATGCTGAGGAAATGCGTGCCATTTTTGATAGTAAACTCACCTGGAACCTCAAGGAAGATTTACTGTTAATTAGCCAGAATTATCATAGAATTATGCATCGGAACCGAAAAATGCTCCGAATCATTATGAAAGTAGGGGAAAATGTTCCTGGTTTGCACCAGTATTCACACAGACACCCTCAGGCATTAAAAGATTTTTTAACTAACTATTTTGCAGAAATGAAAAATAGAAAAAAAATGGTTCCCTTTGATGCAGAGCAAATTGCGATTACCTATCTTTATATGAATTTTGGATTAGCACATGGAAGAATGAACGAAGACCCTGCATTTACTGATGAAAGGTTCGCGAAATTAATTGAAGAAAGTGTTGCATTATTTACTAGGGGATTAACTCCCTAG